The Maniola hyperantus chromosome 2, iAphHyp1.2, whole genome shotgun sequence genome includes a region encoding these proteins:
- the LOC117990381 gene encoding protein rtoA-like: MATKLIVALACFALCNANPTFSNGYIFRNGRGYSVGQGYSTNPDGQVVGSATSDGGVLHAYGSASTDDQNQLGRNAYGGPYPGQAVAKAEVYDGPEARSYEEAKAIDEARYTLSSYTVPDPAVVSYQRNFETPAEIVYEYTGNAAPSSAITVAKTQGYGSASSTSQTDLGLTSAASQTNGGYASSAANNALNSAVVSTNSQGIASSKANINSLPGLVISSARANELRGHGWRFGTAYNLPIPGQAQVYSQANGGSAKSTAHTDGVVTTADAQGYGSSNANANLNSGSVNSAANSNGLGYGAFRYSAGNQLGSAQSTINNGLGNIKSYANSNGYGNANSHADINEQGSLSSVSNSNGYGAAVASANSAPGYAVFRTDGFPYAYSAGPSVVTQTSGQGSASARSQGLNSGYRVINSAANSYGYGAAQANASA; encoded by the coding sequence GTTACATTTTCCGCAACGGACGTGGCTATTCAGTCGGTCAAGGCTACTCAACCAACCCTGACGGCCAAGTGGTAGGCTCTGCGACTAGCGATGGAGGCGTTCTTCATGCCTACGGAAGTGCGTCTACTGATGACCAGAATCAGTTAGGAAGAAACGCCTATGGCGGACCTTACCCCGGACAAGCCGTAGCTAAGGCGGAAGTATACGATGGACCAGAAGCTCGCTCTTACGAAGAGGCTAAAGCGATTGATGAGGCACGATACACACTATCCTCTTACACCGTGCCTGATCCAGCAGTCGTCTCTTACCAACGAAACTTTGAAACCCCTGCTGAAATAGTATATGAATATACTGGAAACGCTGCCCCGTCATCTGCTATTACTGTCGCGAAAACACAAGGATATGGCTCAGCTTCTTCAACTTCGCAGACCGATCTCGGCTTGACATCTGCTGCCTCTCAAACAAACGGTGGTTATGCCAGCTCAGCGGCTAACAACGCTCTGAATTCAGCAGTTGTGTCAACTAACTCCCAAGGCATTGCCTCATCTAAGGCTAACATCAACAGCCTCCCAGGCCTTGTTATAAGCTCTGCTAGAGCCAACGAACTGCGAGGACATGGCTGGAGATTCGGTACGGCTTACAATCTTCCCATTCCCGGACAAGCTCAAGTTTACAGCCAAGCCAATGGAGGTTCCGCCAAGTCGACCGCTCACACTGACGGCGTCGTGACTACCGCTGACGCTCAAGGCTACGGATCCTCTAATGCCAACGCTAACTTAAACAGTGGATCCGTCAACTCTGCAGCTAACTCCAATGGACTCGGGTACGGTGCTTTCAGATATAGCGCGGGTAACCAACTTGGATCTGCGCAGTCGACCATTAACAATGGTTTGGGTAACATAAAATCTTATGCCAATTCCAATGGATATGGAAACGCCAACTCTCATGCTGATATCAACGAGCAAGGTTCTCTTTCATCTGTATCAAACTCCAACGGTTATGGAGCCGCTGTCGCCAGCGCGAATTCTGCGCCAGGTTATGCTGTGTTCAGGACTGATGGATTCCCATACGCCTACAGCGCAGGACCAAGCGTCGTTACTCAGACATCTGGCCAAGGATCAGCTTCGGCTAGGTCTCAGGGACTGAACTCAGGATACAGGGTGATCAACTCTGCTGCTAACTCCTATGGATACGGAGCTGCACAGGCTAATGCTAGCGCATAA
- the LOC117993217 gene encoding acyl-coenzyme A oxidase 1-like isoform X1, which yields MANKKVNEDLLKERAKCNFDVEELTNLLDDGADYTKWRRTLEHNILNVKGLLDVIPEEYLSHKEKYENGIRKSLMMRQALKLYDKESAGRSFEENIRFNFRNSLWSAVMKDISPILLHLQMFMVAIIEQGNDEQREYWAKRAANFEIIGTYAQTELGHGTFIRGLETQATYDEDTEEFVLHSPTLTAYKWWPGGMGHTANHCVVMAQLNIKGKNYGIQPFMVQIRDGETHMPLPGVKVGEVGPKMGFNTVNNGFLGFDNVRIPRDWMLMKNAQVLKDGTFKASPNSKLLYGTMVYIRVIIVNEVSKNLAKATTIAVRYSAIRRQSQPKPGAPEPQIIDYVTQQHKLLIAIATSHAYHFTVRWLWDCFTKISQELKRGEFKNLPELHVLACSMKVTSSADCTALIEKCRLACGGHGYMMSSNLPVLYGVSIATVTYEGENTVLLLQIARSLVKTWDQIYKGHISVSPSMMYLGNRTPLPEWDTSLQGMLKSFERVAKGKVSTSISSLDKYRESGLSPEDAWNKASVQLIAAAEAHARVILLSVYKTEVERRASTLSAPLATVLHQLLEMYYIYWTLEKIGDFLLYTKLTASDVRDLQHRYEDLLEKIRPNAVALVDAFDFRDEILCSTLGAYDGRAYERLMEEALKSPLNAEPVNQSFEKYLKPFMRGKL from the exons ATGGCGAACAAGAAAGTGAACGAGGATTTGCTAAAAGAGAGGGCTAAGTGCAATTTTGATGTGGAAGAGTTGACTAATTTGTTGGACGATGGAGCGGATTATACGAAATGGAGAAGAACCTTGG AACATAACATTCTAAACGTAAAAGGATTATTAGACGTAATACCAGAAGAGTATTTAAGCCATAAGGAGAAATATGAAAATGGTATACGAAAGAGTTTGATGATGCGCCAAGCGCTTAAATTGTATGATAAAGAGAGCGCTGGCAGATCCTTTGAAGAGAACATAAG gttcaATTTTCGCAACTCTTTGTGGTCTGCCGTTATGAAAGACATTTCGCCGATTTTACTACATCTACAAATGTTTATGGTCGCGATTATAGAGCAGGGAAACGACGAGCAAAGGGAGTATTGGGCGAAAAGAGCTgccaattttgaaattattggcACGTATGCTCAG ACAGAACTTGGTCACGGCACCTTTATCCGTGGTTTGGAAACACAAGCAACTTATGACGAGGACACAGAAGAATTTGTTCTGCACAGCCCAACTCTTACTGCTTACAAATGGTGGCCTGGAGGAA TGGGACACACAGCAAACCACTGCGTGGTCATGGCCCAGCTCAACATAAAAGGCAAGAACTATGGCATCCAGCCGTTCATGGTGCAAATAAGAGACGGGGAAACCCACATGCCTCTACCCGGAGTTAAAGTGGGCGAGGTTGGACCAAAAATGGGCTTTAATACAGTTAACAATGGATTCCTTGGTTTTGACAATGTTCGGATACCTAGGGATTGGATGTTGATGAAAAATGCTCAAGTCTTAAAG GATGGTACATTCAAAGCCTCCCCGAATAGCAAGTTGCTGTACGGAACTATGGTGTACATCAGAGTGATCATCGTGAACGAAGTGAGCAAAAACCTCGCCAAAGCTACAACCATTGCTGTGCGTTACTCCGCCATCAGACGACAGTCGCAGCCAAAGCCCGG TGCACCTGAACCCCAAATCATTGACTACGTGACGCAGCAGCACAAATTGTTAATAGCAATAGCAACGAGCCACGCGTACCACTTCACTGTCCGCTGGCTTTGGGATTGCTTTACCAAAATCAGCCAAGAGCTCAAACGGGGAGAATTCAAGAACTTACCAGAG CTCCACGTCCTAGCTTGCTCCATGAAAGTCACCAGTTCTGCAGACTGTACGGCACTGATTGAAAAGTGTCGCTTAGCTTGCGGAGGCCATGGGTACATGATGTCATCAAATCTACCAGTCCTGTATGGAGTATCCATCGCCACTGTTACTTATGAGGGAGAGAACACAGTTCTGCTTCTGCAAATTGCTAG ATCCTTAGTGAAAACTTGGGACCAAATCTACAAAGGCCACATCTCTGTAAGCCCATCGATGATGTACCTCGGGAACAGAACACCGTTGCCAGAGTGGGATACTTCTCTTCAGGGAATGCTTAAAAGTTTTGAAAGAGTTGCTAAAGG GAAAGTGTCTACAAGCATCTCTAGCCTCGACAAATACAGAGAGTCAGGGTTGTCTCCAGAAGATGCTTGGAACAAGGCTTCCGTCCAACTTATAGCAGCTGCAGAG GCACATGCAAGAGTAATTCTTCTCTCGGTTTACAAAACAGAAGTAGAAAGAAGAGCATCGACTCTATCAGCCCCGTTGGCAACGGTTTTGCATCAACTTCTGGAaatgtattatatttattggACTTTGGAAAAGATTGGAGACTTCCTATTG TACACAAAGTTGACGGCGAGTGACGTAAGAGATTTGCAACATCGATACGAAGATTTGCTGGAGAAGATCAGACCGAATGCAGTTGCCttagtagatgcatttgacttCAGAGACGAG ATCTTATGCTCTACCTTGGGGGCGTACGACGGACGTGCATATGAAAGGCTCATGGAAGAAGCCCTGAAGAGTCCTCTCAATGCAGAACCTGTTAATCAGTCATTTGAGAAATACCTCAAGCCGTTTATGCGAGGAAAACTATAA
- the LOC117993217 gene encoding acyl-coenzyme A oxidase 1-like isoform X2: MERIIRNGEEPWTELGHGTFIRGLETQATYDEDTEEFVLHSPTLTAYKWWPGGMGHTANHCVVMAQLNIKGKNYGIQPFMVQIRDGETHMPLPGVKVGEVGPKMGFNTVNNGFLGFDNVRIPRDWMLMKNAQVLKDGTFKASPNSKLLYGTMVYIRVIIVNEVSKNLAKATTIAVRYSAIRRQSQPKPGAPEPQIIDYVTQQHKLLIAIATSHAYHFTVRWLWDCFTKISQELKRGEFKNLPELHVLACSMKVTSSADCTALIEKCRLACGGHGYMMSSNLPVLYGVSIATVTYEGENTVLLLQIARSLVKTWDQIYKGHISVSPSMMYLGNRTPLPEWDTSLQGMLKSFERVAKGKVSTSISSLDKYRESGLSPEDAWNKASVQLIAAAEAHARVILLSVYKTEVERRASTLSAPLATVLHQLLEMYYIYWTLEKIGDFLLYTKLTASDVRDLQHRYEDLLEKIRPNAVALVDAFDFRDEILCSTLGAYDGRAYERLMEEALKSPLNAEPVNQSFEKYLKPFMRGKL; the protein is encoded by the exons ATGGAGCGGATTATACGAAATGGAGAAGAACCTTGG ACAGAACTTGGTCACGGCACCTTTATCCGTGGTTTGGAAACACAAGCAACTTATGACGAGGACACAGAAGAATTTGTTCTGCACAGCCCAACTCTTACTGCTTACAAATGGTGGCCTGGAGGAA TGGGACACACAGCAAACCACTGCGTGGTCATGGCCCAGCTCAACATAAAAGGCAAGAACTATGGCATCCAGCCGTTCATGGTGCAAATAAGAGACGGGGAAACCCACATGCCTCTACCCGGAGTTAAAGTGGGCGAGGTTGGACCAAAAATGGGCTTTAATACAGTTAACAATGGATTCCTTGGTTTTGACAATGTTCGGATACCTAGGGATTGGATGTTGATGAAAAATGCTCAAGTCTTAAAG GATGGTACATTCAAAGCCTCCCCGAATAGCAAGTTGCTGTACGGAACTATGGTGTACATCAGAGTGATCATCGTGAACGAAGTGAGCAAAAACCTCGCCAAAGCTACAACCATTGCTGTGCGTTACTCCGCCATCAGACGACAGTCGCAGCCAAAGCCCGG TGCACCTGAACCCCAAATCATTGACTACGTGACGCAGCAGCACAAATTGTTAATAGCAATAGCAACGAGCCACGCGTACCACTTCACTGTCCGCTGGCTTTGGGATTGCTTTACCAAAATCAGCCAAGAGCTCAAACGGGGAGAATTCAAGAACTTACCAGAG CTCCACGTCCTAGCTTGCTCCATGAAAGTCACCAGTTCTGCAGACTGTACGGCACTGATTGAAAAGTGTCGCTTAGCTTGCGGAGGCCATGGGTACATGATGTCATCAAATCTACCAGTCCTGTATGGAGTATCCATCGCCACTGTTACTTATGAGGGAGAGAACACAGTTCTGCTTCTGCAAATTGCTAG ATCCTTAGTGAAAACTTGGGACCAAATCTACAAAGGCCACATCTCTGTAAGCCCATCGATGATGTACCTCGGGAACAGAACACCGTTGCCAGAGTGGGATACTTCTCTTCAGGGAATGCTTAAAAGTTTTGAAAGAGTTGCTAAAGG GAAAGTGTCTACAAGCATCTCTAGCCTCGACAAATACAGAGAGTCAGGGTTGTCTCCAGAAGATGCTTGGAACAAGGCTTCCGTCCAACTTATAGCAGCTGCAGAG GCACATGCAAGAGTAATTCTTCTCTCGGTTTACAAAACAGAAGTAGAAAGAAGAGCATCGACTCTATCAGCCCCGTTGGCAACGGTTTTGCATCAACTTCTGGAaatgtattatatttattggACTTTGGAAAAGATTGGAGACTTCCTATTG TACACAAAGTTGACGGCGAGTGACGTAAGAGATTTGCAACATCGATACGAAGATTTGCTGGAGAAGATCAGACCGAATGCAGTTGCCttagtagatgcatttgacttCAGAGACGAG ATCTTATGCTCTACCTTGGGGGCGTACGACGGACGTGCATATGAAAGGCTCATGGAAGAAGCCCTGAAGAGTCCTCTCAATGCAGAACCTGTTAATCAGTCATTTGAGAAATACCTCAAGCCGTTTATGCGAGGAAAACTATAA
- the LOC138404160 gene encoding putative leucine-rich repeat-containing protein DDB_G0290503, whose translation MDQSLLAILHSMKTKLQNLSTNASQIIETLDDPTTQSPTIIQEAEIISSKLQTLLNRLSSELTNYFRLSNDPAPDDISEISTVQLEAEDILCELKVKIKEKTKVIERENQVNRDTNPNLNSRLPKLSLPEFDGDILQWSTFWDQFSSNIDKRNLTDVDKLLYLKASLKGEAKKIVEGLETTNKNYSIALVTLKNRYGKENHIIDAHYSALYRVKASTAMNVTEVRQTLNEIERHLRVLKSLGEDINHNHLRFLIMEKFPQEIIYEMKMKINTESIEEIRKCLEVIITAREDAERVIQGKSEDNYTTQSLHANASDDNNMKLKSKGPTSKEMSTKKQDKNRGLFQGRQGSFRKQFKRKWEEPVGNQERQHEKKRKLHCIFCQENHFNDQCKAFTTLRERKNKLINRCYACLRIGHTVKICERKIKCAHCNEIGSHNRALCPKNLQKESETTNK comes from the coding sequence ATGGATCAAAGTCTCTTGGCGATATTGCActcaatgaaaacaaaattacaaaatttatcaACCAACGCATCTCAAATAATAGAAACTCTTGATGATCCAACCACTCAATCTCCAACGATTATACAAGAAGcagaaattatttcttcgaaatTACAAACTTTGTTAAATAGATTGAGCTCCGAATTAACCAATTACTTTCGATTAAGCAACGATCCTGCGCCTGATGACATATCCGAGATATCTACAGTACAATTAGAAGCCGAAGATATATTGTGTGAACTTAAAgtcaaaattaaagaaaagacTAAAGTAATTGAACGAGAAAATCAAGTCAACAGGGATACGAATCCGAATCTAAACAGCCGGCTACCGAAACTGAGTTTACCGGAATTCGACGGCGATATCCTGCAATGGTCAACATTTTGGGATCAATTCAGCTCAAATATTGACAAGCGAAACTTAACCGATGTTGACAAGCTATTGTATTTAAAAGCTTCGTTGAAAGGTGAAGCGAAGAAGATCGTGGAAGGCTTAGAGACAACGAACAAGAATTACAGTATAGCACTAGtgacattaaaaaatcgatatGGAAAGGAAAACCACATAATTGATGCACACTACTCAGCACTGTATCGTGTCAAGGCTTCCACCGCAATGAATGTCACGGAGGTGAGACAAACACTGAACGAGATCGAACGACATCTTAGGGTGCTTAAATCGCTGGGCGAGGACATAAACCACAACCATCTACGTTTCCTAATCATGGAAAAATTCCCGCAAGAAATCATttacgaaatgaaaatgaaaataaacaccGAGTCCATCGAGGAGATAAGGAAATGCCTCGAAGTCATTATTACGGCTAGGGAAGACGCAGAGAGAGTTATCCAGGGAAAATCTGAAGACAATTACACTACCCAATCTCTACACGCGAATGCATCCGACgacaataatatgaaattaaaatccaaAGGGCCAACAAGTAAAGAAATGTCCACAAAGAAACAAGATAAAAATCGGGGACTATTTCAAGGTCGTCAGGGAAGTTTTAGGAAACAATTCAAAAGAAAATGGGAAGAGCCAGTAGGAAACCAAGAAAGGCAAcacgaaaagaaaagaaaacttcACTGCATCTTCTGTCAGGAGAACCATTTTAACGATCAATGCAAAGCCTTTACAACGTTACgagaaaggaaaaataaattaattaaccgATGCTACGCATGTCTTCGCATAGGACATACCGTAAAGATATGtgagagaaaaataaaatgtgcacACTGTAACGAGATTGGATCTCACAATCGGGCACTTTGTCCTAAAAATCTACAAAAGGAGAGTgaaacaactaataaataa
- the LOC117993204 gene encoding acyl-coenzyme A oxidase 1-like isoform X2, with the protein MLEITGIENFASPVLRRTADAFFKDISPFMLHLGMFVPTLMGQSTPDQLAEWLPKALDMQIIGAYAQTELGHGTFIRGLETTATYDPAKEEFVLHSPTLTSYKWWAGGLGTTANHCVVVAQLYTKGECHGTHLFIVQIRDLETHIPLAGIKVGEIGPRMGFSSADNGFLGFNQFRIPRENMLMKHAKVEKDGTYVKSARHGKLTYGTMVFVRVTLVSEMSFNISKAATIAIRYSAVRRQSELRPNEPEPQILDYPTQQHKLFICIATAHAFQLTASWLWNTYEVVMADMKKGNVDALPELHALSSCLKAVSTSDALSHIEQCRFACGGHGYMLSSNLPFLYSFVAATRTYEGDYTVLLLQTARFLVKAWEQAEAGKGVTQTVSYLNRSANSKRVKWDNTHEGIIKSFQAIAAGKIAQCVKSIQDRIKSGMDYEGAWLMTTVQLVGAAEAHCRAVLIDTYWNEMKRITKTSSENVRKVLHQLAVLYLMYWALEKTGDLLKYSSVSKKDLDELQRRYEELLAELRPNAVGLVDSFDLRDEILHSSLGSYDGRVYERLMEEAQKSPLNAEPVNPSFHKYIKPLMLGKL; encoded by the exons ATGCTGGAAATTACGGGAATCGAAAATTTTGC GTCCCCAGTCCTTAGGCGCACCGCGGATGCATTCTTCAAGGACATCTCGCCGTTCATGCTGCACCTGGGCATGTTCGTGCCGACGCTCATGGGGCAGAGCACCCCGGACCAGCTAGCCGAATGGTTGCCCAAAGCCCTGGACATGCAGATCATCGGGGCCTATGCACAG ACAGAACTCGGGCATGGAACATTCATAAGGGGTCTGGAGACCACAGCAACGTATGACCCCGCGAAGGAAGAGTTTGTACTTCACAGCCCCACACTGACTTCCTACAAGTGGTGGGCAGGAGGGC TTGGTACAACAGCAAATCACTGCGTAGTGGTGGCACAACTATACACCAAAGGGGAATGCCACGGAACCCATTTATTCATCGTTCAAATTCGAGATCTGGAAACGCATATACCCCTCGCTGGTATAAAAGTTGGCGAAATAGGACCTAGAATGGGATTCAGCAGTGCAGATAACGGCTTCCTGGGTTTTAATCAGTTTAGGATACCTAGAGAGAATATGCTGATGAAACATGCTAAAGTTGAAAAG GATGGCACTTACGTGAAATCAGCACGGCATGGCAAACTAACATACGGGACAATGGTATTCGTCAGAGTGACCCTCGTAAGCGAAATGTCTTTCAACATCTCAAAGGCTGCGACTATAGCTATTCGGTACTCTGCTGTAAGGAGACAATCTGAACTTAGACCTAA TGAGCCGGAACCTCAAATCTTGGACTACCCGACCCAGCAGCACAAGCTATTCATATGCATAGCAACCGCACACGCCTTCCAGCTTACCGCTAGCTGGCTTTGGAACACCTACGAAGTGGTTATGGCTGACATGAAAAAAGGAAACGTTGATGCATTGCCTGAG CTTCACGCATTATCAAGTTGTCTAAAAGCTGTGAGCACATCAGATGCACTGTCACATATAGAGCAATGCAGATTTGCGTGCGGCGGCCACGGGTACATGTTGTCTTCAAACCTGCCCTTCCTCTACTCCTTCGTCGCAGCTACCAGGACCTATGAAGGCGATTATACTGTTCTGCTTCTGCAGACTGCGAG GTTTTTAGTAAAAGCCTGGGAGCAAGCGGAAGCTGGCAAAGGTGTGACGCAAACTGTATCTTACTTGAATAGGTCCGCAAATAGCAAAAGAGTGAAATGGGACAATACTCACGAGGGCATCATTAAATCATTTCAGGCGATTGCTGCAGG taaaATAGCTCAATGTGTAAAAAGTATACAAGATCGAATAAAATCAGGGATGGATTATGAAGGTGCGTGGCTCATGACGACTGTTCAGTTAGTTGGAGCAGCAGAG GCACATTGTCGAGCCGTCTTAATTGATACATACTGGAACGAAATGAAAAGGATAACTAAAACATCGAGTGAGAACGTGAGGAAGGTGTTGCATCAACTGGCAGTGTTGTATCTCATGTACTGGGCACTCGAGAAGACGGGTGATCTGTTAAAG TATTCTTCGGTGTCTAAAAAAGATCTCGATGAACTGCAAAGGCGATACGAAGAACTTCTAGCAGAATTACGACCAAATGCCGTGGGACTCGTTGATTCCTTCGACCTAAGAGATGAG ATCCTACATTCCTCTCTGGGCTCCTACGACGGCCGTGTCTATGAGCGTCTGATGGAAGAAGCCCAGAAAAGCCCGTTGAACGCTGAGCCAGTCAACCCAAGCTTCCATAAATACATCAAGCCACTCATGCTTGGAAAGTTATGA
- the LOC117993204 gene encoding acyl-coenzyme A oxidase 1-like isoform X1: MKTNKAKYDVNPDLAKERLKCNFNIEEVTYIIDGGKEKTLQRKKIEDIALNNGDSLDEVPDECLSIKERYENAVRKSCVYSNKVRHEMLEITGIENFASPVLRRTADAFFKDISPFMLHLGMFVPTLMGQSTPDQLAEWLPKALDMQIIGAYAQTELGHGTFIRGLETTATYDPAKEEFVLHSPTLTSYKWWAGGLGTTANHCVVVAQLYTKGECHGTHLFIVQIRDLETHIPLAGIKVGEIGPRMGFSSADNGFLGFNQFRIPRENMLMKHAKVEKDGTYVKSARHGKLTYGTMVFVRVTLVSEMSFNISKAATIAIRYSAVRRQSELRPNEPEPQILDYPTQQHKLFICIATAHAFQLTASWLWNTYEVVMADMKKGNVDALPELHALSSCLKAVSTSDALSHIEQCRFACGGHGYMLSSNLPFLYSFVAATRTYEGDYTVLLLQTARFLVKAWEQAEAGKGVTQTVSYLNRSANSKRVKWDNTHEGIIKSFQAIAAGKIAQCVKSIQDRIKSGMDYEGAWLMTTVQLVGAAEAHCRAVLIDTYWNEMKRITKTSSENVRKVLHQLAVLYLMYWALEKTGDLLKYSSVSKKDLDELQRRYEELLAELRPNAVGLVDSFDLRDEILHSSLGSYDGRVYERLMEEAQKSPLNAEPVNPSFHKYIKPLMLGKL; the protein is encoded by the exons ATGAAGACGAATAAAGCCAAATACGATGTTAACCCGGATCTAGCTAAAGAGCGGCTAAAATGCAATTTTAACATTGAGGAAGTTACCTACATAATTGATGGAGGGAAGGAAAAAACTTTGCagagaaaaaaaattg AGGACATCGCCCTAAACAATGGAGACTCACTGGACGAAGTCCCCGACGAGTGCCTCAGTATCAAGGAGCGTTACGAGAACGCCGTGAGGAAGTCCTGCGTCTACTCCAACAAAGTCCGACACGAGATGCTGGAAATTACGGGAATCGAAAATTTTGC GTCCCCAGTCCTTAGGCGCACCGCGGATGCATTCTTCAAGGACATCTCGCCGTTCATGCTGCACCTGGGCATGTTCGTGCCGACGCTCATGGGGCAGAGCACCCCGGACCAGCTAGCCGAATGGTTGCCCAAAGCCCTGGACATGCAGATCATCGGGGCCTATGCACAG ACAGAACTCGGGCATGGAACATTCATAAGGGGTCTGGAGACCACAGCAACGTATGACCCCGCGAAGGAAGAGTTTGTACTTCACAGCCCCACACTGACTTCCTACAAGTGGTGGGCAGGAGGGC TTGGTACAACAGCAAATCACTGCGTAGTGGTGGCACAACTATACACCAAAGGGGAATGCCACGGAACCCATTTATTCATCGTTCAAATTCGAGATCTGGAAACGCATATACCCCTCGCTGGTATAAAAGTTGGCGAAATAGGACCTAGAATGGGATTCAGCAGTGCAGATAACGGCTTCCTGGGTTTTAATCAGTTTAGGATACCTAGAGAGAATATGCTGATGAAACATGCTAAAGTTGAAAAG GATGGCACTTACGTGAAATCAGCACGGCATGGCAAACTAACATACGGGACAATGGTATTCGTCAGAGTGACCCTCGTAAGCGAAATGTCTTTCAACATCTCAAAGGCTGCGACTATAGCTATTCGGTACTCTGCTGTAAGGAGACAATCTGAACTTAGACCTAA TGAGCCGGAACCTCAAATCTTGGACTACCCGACCCAGCAGCACAAGCTATTCATATGCATAGCAACCGCACACGCCTTCCAGCTTACCGCTAGCTGGCTTTGGAACACCTACGAAGTGGTTATGGCTGACATGAAAAAAGGAAACGTTGATGCATTGCCTGAG CTTCACGCATTATCAAGTTGTCTAAAAGCTGTGAGCACATCAGATGCACTGTCACATATAGAGCAATGCAGATTTGCGTGCGGCGGCCACGGGTACATGTTGTCTTCAAACCTGCCCTTCCTCTACTCCTTCGTCGCAGCTACCAGGACCTATGAAGGCGATTATACTGTTCTGCTTCTGCAGACTGCGAG GTTTTTAGTAAAAGCCTGGGAGCAAGCGGAAGCTGGCAAAGGTGTGACGCAAACTGTATCTTACTTGAATAGGTCCGCAAATAGCAAAAGAGTGAAATGGGACAATACTCACGAGGGCATCATTAAATCATTTCAGGCGATTGCTGCAGG taaaATAGCTCAATGTGTAAAAAGTATACAAGATCGAATAAAATCAGGGATGGATTATGAAGGTGCGTGGCTCATGACGACTGTTCAGTTAGTTGGAGCAGCAGAG GCACATTGTCGAGCCGTCTTAATTGATACATACTGGAACGAAATGAAAAGGATAACTAAAACATCGAGTGAGAACGTGAGGAAGGTGTTGCATCAACTGGCAGTGTTGTATCTCATGTACTGGGCACTCGAGAAGACGGGTGATCTGTTAAAG TATTCTTCGGTGTCTAAAAAAGATCTCGATGAACTGCAAAGGCGATACGAAGAACTTCTAGCAGAATTACGACCAAATGCCGTGGGACTCGTTGATTCCTTCGACCTAAGAGATGAG ATCCTACATTCCTCTCTGGGCTCCTACGACGGCCGTGTCTATGAGCGTCTGATGGAAGAAGCCCAGAAAAGCCCGTTGAACGCTGAGCCAGTCAACCCAAGCTTCCATAAATACATCAAGCCACTCATGCTTGGAAAGTTATGA